The Thermodesulfobacteriota bacterium genome includes the window GAGGGTATCCTTGGCTCGGGATTTTTCCCGGGTGCGCGCGAATTCCATCCGCGGGGATGGGCTTGACACAACCTATCCTAAAATGTTAGAAAAATCAACGTGTTTTCAATCCGAGCTCAATTAGGAGGAAGAAAGGAGAGGCAGGCTTGGCAACGCATTCTTCAGCCATCAAGAGGGCAAAACAGAATGAGAAGCGGAGGGCCCGAAACGTCCATTTCAAATCGATGGTGAAAAGCGCCATCAAAAAAGTTCGGGAGGCCATCGAAACCAAGAACGTTGAAGAGGCCCAAAAGGCCCTGGCCAAGGCCATCCCTTTGATCCAAAAAGGAACGACCCACGGCGTCTTCCACAAAAACACCTCTGCGAGGAAAATCTCGAGGCTCACGAGGGCTGTCAATCAACTCAAACAACTCAACCCTGCTTCCTAATTTCCTTGGGAGGTGTGGGAGGGGACTCCCCAAACGTCTTCTCCGGACGAGAAAGACAGAGATCGATGACCAGCTTCTCGAGGAGGAGAGATTTCTCACCCTTGCCCCCCTTGATGGCCAGATCGGCCTGATGGCAACGGAGGAGCGCCTCGCGAAGGGAGGCGATCGAGAATCTCCTGCCCTGTTCCAATAGCTTCCGGACCGCCCAAGGTTTGAGGTTGAGGGCCTCTGCGATCGCCTCCGGGCCCTTTTGGTCCATCTCCATCGCCTTGGCCCGGAAAAGGCTCCAGAAGTGCCTAGCCATCCAATCGAGGAGAAGGGGCGCGGGGTCGTCCATCCTCTTCAGGGCAGGCTCCTCTCGGCGAAAGGGGATGGCTTTCATCTCGATCGCCCTGTCGAGAATCGAGAGGGCCCTTGTGATATTCTGCTCGCCGATCGCCTCGGTCAGATCGTAGATCGTGCTGACCCTCACCTCGGCTTTCATCTCCTCTACATCGGCTAATTCCACCTCCCTCTTCTCTCCGACGCTCAAAAAGAGCCGCTCCAGCGCGTTGTCGAGGTCCTGGAGGTGGTCGCCCACGACCTCGATCAGAAATCTCGCCCCCTCTTCGGAAAGGGATTTCCCCTTTTCTCCCATCCTTTTTCTGACCCAGGAGATCAATCCAATCCCCTTCAACCTCGGAAATTCTATCACCTTCCCGTGCCTCTCCAGCTGCTTGAGATAGGGCTTCCACCGCCCGAGGGCTTGACCGCTCATCACGAGTCGGGTGGACGGGGAGGGGTCCTCGATATAGGGGAGGAGGCTCTCGATATCCTCCTGGCCGAGCTCGTCTGCCCTCCGAACTAAAATAAACCGGTGGGAGGAAAACATCGGCAGCGTCCGTGCCGCAAGAAGG containing:
- the rpsT gene encoding 30S ribosomal protein S20, yielding MATHSSAIKRAKQNEKRRARNVHFKSMVKSAIKKVREAIETKNVEEAQKALAKAIPLIQKGTTHGVFHKNTSARKISRLTRAVNQLKQLNPAS
- the holA gene encoding DNA polymerase III subunit delta produces the protein MTSKKAPAQTDLYPVYFLYGPETFLIEEESRRLLERTLQPKQRGFNLHYFNGEEDHAREILLAARTLPMFSSHRFILVRRADELGQEDIESLLPYIEDPSPSTRLVMSGQALGRWKPYLKQLERHGKVIEFPRLKGIGLISWVRKRMGEKGKSLSEEGARFLIEVVGDHLQDLDNALERLFLSVGEKREVELADVEEMKAEVRVSTIYDLTEAIGEQNITRALSILDRAIEMKAIPFRREEPALKRMDDPAPLLLDWMARHFWSLFRAKAMEMDQKGPEAIAEALNLKPWAVRKLLEQGRRFSIASLREALLRCHQADLAIKGGKGEKSLLLEKLVIDLCLSRPEKTFGESPPTPPKEIRKQG